One Rhizobium tropici CIAT 899 genomic window carries:
- a CDS encoding response regulator transcription factor: protein MRVLVIEDDVMLGRALVRALDDAGMSVDWVRDGHLGHEAVTVGGHGLVLLDLGLPGRSGLEILSSLRAVGDKRPILVITARDELDDRITGLDLGADDYLVKPFEVKELLARMRAVLRRHGGQAISILYTSEIELDLSSHEVKYRGCGEVLPAREFALLQALLERPGTILSRTQLEERLYGWGEEVESNAIDVLIHYVRRKFDKDIIRNVRGAGWMVPK, encoded by the coding sequence ATGCGTGTTCTTGTGATTGAAGATGATGTCATGCTCGGCCGGGCTCTCGTACGAGCGCTCGACGATGCAGGCATGTCGGTGGACTGGGTGCGGGATGGCCACCTGGGGCATGAAGCCGTCACGGTTGGCGGGCATGGCCTTGTGCTGCTTGACCTCGGCTTGCCGGGCCGTTCCGGCCTTGAAATTCTTAGCTCGCTGCGGGCAGTTGGAGACAAGAGGCCAATTCTGGTGATCACCGCCCGTGACGAACTCGACGATCGCATCACAGGGCTGGACCTTGGTGCCGACGACTACCTGGTGAAGCCGTTCGAGGTTAAAGAACTACTCGCACGCATGCGCGCTGTCTTGCGCCGCCACGGAGGTCAGGCGATTTCGATCCTCTACACGAGCGAAATCGAGCTCGACCTATCTAGCCATGAGGTGAAATATCGTGGGTGCGGCGAAGTATTGCCAGCGCGCGAATTTGCCCTGCTTCAGGCATTGCTGGAGCGTCCCGGAACTATTCTTTCTCGCACCCAACTTGAGGAAAGGCTCTATGGTTGGGGTGAGGAGGTGGAAAGCAACGCCATCGACGTCCTCATCCATTACGTCCGACGCAAGTTCGACAAGGACATCATACGCAACGTCCGAGGGGCAGGCTGGATGGTCCCCAAGTGA
- a CDS encoding GGDEF domain-containing protein: MRLAGLKTTFNSSLTLKIFCTCFLSTHLPLISLAVYLTMSSHGNLGPIFIVVLSATLVGTIFCLGSVWIFLHPLRQVTRAIEIYRVKGHVEKISSLRQDEIGVVTNGVANLIRELDRKIEQLRRQAYTDPLTGLGNRHWFNEAAAREISRAARDKTPLALILLDLDHFKRINDEYGHDVGDKVLMAAGATIQDCLRPHDVAARIGGEEFSIVLANTNLDTAVEIANRLKTRLERIIINPLPNGRVTASFGVYQADPAKQSLKTMLKAADHQLYSAKRSGRNTVCSAAALS, encoded by the coding sequence ATGCGGCTAGCTGGCCTTAAAACGACATTCAATTCTTCACTTACGCTCAAAATCTTCTGCACCTGCTTCCTGTCTACACATCTGCCGCTCATTTCACTTGCCGTATACCTGACAATGAGCTCGCATGGAAATCTCGGTCCGATTTTCATCGTTGTTTTGTCCGCCACGCTTGTCGGAACGATATTTTGCCTTGGCTCGGTTTGGATTTTTCTCCATCCGCTCAGGCAGGTCACCCGCGCAATCGAAATTTATCGCGTAAAGGGTCACGTCGAGAAAATCAGCAGCCTGCGCCAGGACGAGATCGGCGTCGTGACGAATGGAGTGGCAAATTTAATCCGCGAACTCGACCGAAAGATAGAGCAACTTCGGCGGCAAGCTTACACCGATCCGCTTACCGGGCTGGGTAATCGCCATTGGTTCAACGAAGCCGCGGCCCGGGAAATAAGTCGCGCCGCTCGGGATAAGACACCGCTCGCGCTGATCTTGCTCGACCTCGACCACTTCAAGCGTATAAACGATGAGTACGGTCATGACGTCGGTGACAAGGTTTTGATGGCAGCGGGCGCGACGATCCAGGATTGCCTTCGACCACACGACGTCGCCGCTCGCATAGGGGGGGAGGAGTTCTCCATCGTGCTAGCGAACACCAATCTGGACACTGCTGTCGAAATTGCCAATCGGCTGAAGACACGATTGGAAAGGATCATCATAAATCCTCTGCCAAACGGACGGGTGACGGCGAGCTTTGGGGTCTACCAAGCGGATCCGGCTAAACAGTCCCTAAAGACGATGCTCAAAGCCGCTGACCACCAACTCTACTCAGCAAAGCGGTCCGGAAGGAATACGGTTTGTTCAGCCGCAGCCCTATCCTAA
- a CDS encoding glycosyltransferase family 25 protein, with the protein MEKSRRAETMPETDLARLSLKVFVINLDRAVDRMSHMREMLDRLEIPFERVTAIEGRAIVLPIREFDEIGYRVLHGRKPNPAEIGCYLSHIECARRFLETENAFSLILEDDLKLPFDLINILEGAIRAESDWDILRLSTVSSGRKYAFRALDGHRCLAIALTREKGSGAYLINRAAARWFLNALLPMRLPFDLAFDLEFLAGLKSAFVYPLPISQDLHVPSQIQGNRGSFHLSRWRYASVLPFRAGLEIARALMRTSRLCFLRLRLVATFAQARRSLALFCRKNRRKTNAR; encoded by the coding sequence ATGGAAAAATCCCGTAGAGCCGAGACCATGCCCGAAACAGACCTTGCGCGTCTATCCCTGAAGGTTTTCGTCATCAATCTCGATCGCGCCGTCGACCGCATGTCGCACATGCGGGAGATGCTTGATCGCCTTGAGATCCCGTTCGAGCGAGTGACGGCAATCGAGGGGCGGGCGATCGTTTTACCCATCAGAGAATTCGACGAGATTGGATACCGCGTTCTCCACGGCAGGAAACCCAACCCCGCAGAGATCGGCTGCTATCTCAGCCATATCGAATGCGCCCGCCGATTTCTCGAAACGGAAAATGCCTTCTCCCTCATATTGGAGGACGACCTCAAGCTTCCCTTCGATCTCATCAACATTCTGGAAGGTGCGATCCGGGCGGAAAGCGATTGGGACATTCTGCGCCTGTCGACGGTCAGCAGCGGCAGGAAATACGCCTTCCGTGCCCTGGATGGCCACCGCTGCCTTGCGATCGCTCTCACCAGAGAAAAGGGCTCAGGCGCGTATCTGATCAACCGTGCAGCGGCGCGATGGTTCCTCAACGCATTGCTACCGATGCGGCTTCCCTTCGACCTTGCATTCGATCTCGAATTCCTAGCCGGGCTCAAATCCGCTTTCGTTTACCCCCTACCGATCAGTCAGGATCTCCACGTGCCATCGCAGATACAGGGCAATCGCGGAAGCTTTCATCTGTCGCGATGGCGCTATGCGAGCGTCTTGCCGTTCCGGGCTGGGCTAGAAATCGCGCGCGCGCTCATGCGAACGTCCCGGCTGTGTTTCCTCAGGCTACGCCTAGTCGCGACGTTCGCCCAAGCGCGGCGCAGCCTTGCCCTATTCTGTCGGAAAAATCGTCGAAAGACGAATGCACGCTGA
- a CDS encoding DUF1344 domain-containing protein, with product MKTQMLIVAILVLAPISTAFAAQASGTITAISKNADTITLSDGKTYVLPEGIEDTKLRVGEKVQLTYVDKGGKAVVSRLVPQK from the coding sequence ATGAAAACGCAAATGCTTATAGTCGCGATATTGGTGCTGGCGCCGATCAGTACGGCATTCGCTGCCCAGGCGTCCGGCACGATCACTGCAATCAGCAAGAATGCCGATACGATCACGCTGTCGGACGGCAAGACTTACGTCCTGCCCGAAGGGATCGAAGACACCAAACTCCGCGTCGGTGAGAAGGTCCAGCTAACCTATGTGGATAAGGGTGGTAAGGCGGTTGTCTCGCGTCTCGTTCCGCAAAAATGA
- a CDS encoding type II toxin-antitoxin system Phd/YefM family antitoxin, protein MTVTTLSGRELNQDLGRAKRATKDGPVIITDRGRPAHVLLSFDEYKRLTGKMRTLGDMLAAPGAEDVDLPLPQRMERAQPVDLA, encoded by the coding sequence ATGACCGTCACCACGCTTTCAGGGCGAGAACTTAATCAGGACCTTGGGCGCGCAAAGCGCGCCACCAAGGACGGGCCTGTCATTATCACCGACAGGGGTCGGCCTGCGCATGTCCTTTTGTCGTTCGATGAATACAAGCGGCTTACAGGCAAAATGCGAACGCTTGGTGACATGTTGGCAGCGCCGGGGGCGGAAGACGTTGACTTGCCGCTCCCGCAGCGCATGGAACGTGCCCAGCCGGTTGATCTGGCCTGA
- a CDS encoding type II toxin-antitoxin system VapC family toxin, which yields MLLLDTNVVSELRKVASGKADPNVMVWNETVDPAETFISSVVLHELEIGVRLVEHNDATAGKVLRNWLENTVLTAFSGRILPLDEAAAVQAAKWHVPNPKPINDAYIAATAVTRRMTLVTRNIKDFEGMGIALVNPWDMSA from the coding sequence ATGCTGTTGCTCGATACTAATGTCGTGTCCGAGCTGCGCAAGGTCGCGAGCGGCAAGGCTGATCCCAACGTCATGGTCTGGAACGAAACCGTCGATCCGGCCGAGACCTTCATTTCCTCCGTTGTCCTGCACGAACTGGAGATTGGCGTTCGGTTGGTGGAGCATAACGATGCCACCGCCGGAAAGGTGCTGCGCAACTGGCTGGAAAATACCGTTCTCACGGCGTTTTCCGGCCGCATCCTGCCCCTGGATGAGGCGGCGGCTGTTCAGGCGGCGAAATGGCATGTGCCAAATCCCAAGCCGATCAATGACGCCTATATTGCGGCGACAGCCGTCACCCGTCGGATGACGCTGGTCACGCGCAATATTAAGGATTTCGAGGGCATGGGTATCGCGCTCGTGAATCCTTGGGATATGTCGGCATAA
- a CDS encoding IS5 family transposase (programmed frameshift): MGWTDFTRRQYARRASRYASDLTDREWGLISPYLPGPRRLGRPRCTDLREVVNALLYIASTGCQWRMLPKDFPPFTTVQAYFYEWRAMGLWSRINHRLVMETRELEGRQASPSAGVIDSQSVRTTESGGISGYDAGKKIKGRKRHIIVDTLGLMVGVMVHGADIQDRDGAPGLLKSIRHRWPWLRHVFADGGYAGDKLKGRLAKLGQWTMEIGKRSDKAEGFTVLPRRWVVERTFAWLGRCRRLAKDWEKTVASAEAWITIAHIRILTRRLARYRYCRRLFESAS, from the exons ATGGGTTGGACTGATTTCACCCGTCGGCAATATGCCCGACGCGCCAGTCGTTATGCAAGTGATCTGACGGACCGGGAATGGGGATTGATCTCGCCTTACCTGCCTGGGCCAAGGCGTTTGGGCAGGCCACGTTGCACCGATCTTCGCGAGGTTGTGAATGCGCTGCTTTATATTGCTTCGACGGGTTGCCAGTGGCGGATGCTGCCAAAAGACTTTCCTCCGTTTACGACAGTTCAGGCCTATTTCTACGAGTGGCGGGCCATGGGCTTATGGAGCCGGATCAACCATCGTCTTGTGATGGAGACGCGCGAGTTGGAAGGTAGGCAAGCCTCGCCGTCTGCTGGCGTGATCGACAGCCAGAGCGTGAGAACCACCGAAAGCGGCGGGATTTCGGGCTATGACGCTGGCAAGAAGATCAAGGGGCGCAAGCGCCACATCATTGTCGACACGCTGGGGCTGATGGTCGGCGTGATGGTGCATGGCGCCGACATTCAGGACCGTGAT GGGGCCCCCGGCCTCCTGAAATCAATCCGCCACCGCTGGCCCTGGCTCCGGCATGTCTTCGCCGATGGTGGCTATGCGGGCGACAAGCTGAAGGGGAGATTGGCGAAGCTCGGCCAGTGGACGATGGAAATCGGCAAGCGTTCCGACAAGGCCGAGGGCTTCACCGTGCTGCCGCGCCGCTGGGTGGTGGAACGGACCTTCGCCTGGCTCGGTCGTTGCCGCAGACTGGCCAAGGATTGGGAGAAAACGGTCGCCTCCGCTGAGGCATGGATCACAATCGCCCACATCCGCATCCTCACGCGGCGGCTCGCAAGATACAGATATTGCCGACGTCTTTTTGAGTCAGCTTCTTAG
- a CDS encoding ATP-binding protein — protein sequence MATIGACAATTSYFLARNEASDFLDNQLRQIALYVGDTRSSPVTGPDSGAPHDPEDDFVIQVWDAAGSTLRQSHPTIGIPRQSATGFADASTGSGSWRVYTLVAPDRTVQVSQDMSVREELAASAALQAALPIIVLIPLSLLTLSWIIDRIMARLNRLATAVASRDTTVDSPVPTDDVPAEVIPFVSSINLLLARLRALLEKQRRFISDAAHELRTPLSALQIQIDNLRHDDRDGRFSERLTELEAGIRRATSLVSKLLRLARYDAHETAPPPQPIDLVQLALDTIARLTPLAESRGIDLGITRRDKAVTIGALADFEIILDNLVENAVRYTPPNGTVDVAVAVAGREARIEVRDTGPGIAEEEMPRVFERFFRSRPQDSEGSGLGLAIAKAAAERQGARLTLAMREDRPGLLAGLVVRMAPIRA from the coding sequence ATGGCGACCATCGGCGCCTGCGCGGCGACAACGTCATACTTCCTCGCTCGGAACGAGGCATCCGACTTCCTTGACAACCAGCTTCGGCAGATCGCCCTTTATGTCGGGGATACGCGTTCATCACCCGTAACAGGGCCAGACAGCGGTGCACCGCACGATCCCGAAGACGACTTCGTCATCCAGGTCTGGGATGCGGCCGGAAGCACGTTGCGGCAATCGCATCCTACCATTGGTATTCCCCGCCAATCGGCGACCGGATTTGCTGACGCTTCGACCGGTAGTGGCAGTTGGCGCGTCTACACGTTGGTCGCACCGGATCGAACTGTTCAGGTTTCCCAGGATATGAGCGTCCGGGAGGAACTGGCGGCTAGTGCAGCGCTCCAGGCGGCACTTCCGATCATCGTTCTCATTCCGTTGTCTTTGCTGACGCTGAGCTGGATCATCGATCGGATCATGGCCCGGCTCAATCGCCTCGCCACCGCGGTCGCCTCCCGAGACACGACGGTGGACAGCCCCGTTCCGACCGACGACGTTCCCGCCGAAGTCATTCCCTTCGTAAGTTCGATCAATCTGTTGCTCGCCCGGCTCCGCGCATTGCTGGAGAAACAGCGGCGGTTTATTTCCGATGCGGCCCACGAATTGCGCACACCGCTCTCGGCGCTGCAAATTCAAATCGACAACCTTAGGCACGACGACCGGGATGGCCGATTTTCCGAGCGCTTGACCGAGCTCGAAGCTGGGATCCGCAGGGCCACCAGCCTCGTGAGCAAGCTGTTGCGCCTCGCGCGCTACGACGCCCACGAGACCGCGCCCCCGCCGCAACCGATCGACCTCGTGCAGCTTGCGCTTGACACCATTGCGCGCCTGACCCCGCTCGCCGAGAGCCGAGGGATCGACCTTGGCATCACGCGCCGGGACAAGGCCGTCACGATCGGTGCTCTAGCTGATTTTGAGATTATCCTCGACAATCTGGTCGAGAACGCCGTGCGGTACACGCCACCGAATGGAACCGTCGATGTCGCGGTGGCCGTAGCCGGGCGCGAGGCACGGATCGAGGTCCGCGACACAGGTCCGGGCATCGCGGAGGAAGAGATGCCACGCGTCTTTGAACGGTTCTTCAGGTCAAGGCCCCAGGATAGCGAGGGGAGCGGCTTAGGGCTGGCGATCGCGAAAGCCGCAGCAGAAAGGCAAGGAGCGCGGCTCACACTCGCCATGCGCGAGGACAGGCCTGGCCTTCTTGCGGGCCTCGTTGTACGAATGGCCCCAATTAGGGCTTAG
- a CDS encoding FtsX-like permease family protein, translated as MFEQQDASRPDTIRTEFHVKLDHHDLSSDPVAAGIWATERGHNFEARAVGTALLANNLAARLEAVREDALYARLIFLFLGAPGAILAILLTLAVAGAGRDKRRRDQTLLRLRGATVDTVLRLATAEAAVAGVGGAILGILLAALAAHFILGMVLLRAAAAPLLSAVAVAGIALSHAAILIPAWRDTRGSTVVAARRPIGNDRAPLWARFYLDLVLLVLAATLYWRSAASGYLVVLAPEGVAAAAVDYTAFLAPLLLWTGLALSAMRLVGAVLQQGRPVIAKGLRPVAGRLADVVAATIGRQGPRLTAGIGLAALAFAFAASTAIFNATYEAQARVDAELTNGADITVTGTSATPASQALERLSKLPGVAAAQPMQHRYAYVGTDLQDLYGIDPMRIGTATAMSDAYFANGDATATLTDLAQTPDGVLVSQETVNDYQLSRGDGINLRLQNTADHQYHVVSFHIVGVVREFPTAPKDSFLVANAAYIAQQTGSAESEIVLIRTNGDPARIARAAQSATAGLPGLKVSQIGDAVALIGSSLTAVDLAGLTRLELIFALVMLAASSGLVLGLGFADRERSFAVLVALGARPKQLGAFVWSEAALVIGSGMVLGLLVGALIAYVLVKLLTGVFDPPPDVLSVPWLYLAALIVTAAGAALLAATGEAMRSLEHVTEKLRGE; from the coding sequence GTGTTTGAGCAGCAAGACGCCAGCCGGCCCGATACCATTCGCACCGAGTTTCACGTCAAGCTCGATCATCATGATTTATCCTCCGACCCGGTTGCAGCGGGCATCTGGGCAACTGAGCGCGGCCACAATTTCGAGGCTCGCGCCGTTGGAACCGCGCTGCTTGCAAACAACCTGGCAGCTCGATTGGAGGCAGTCCGCGAGGATGCCCTCTATGCGCGGCTGATTTTCCTGTTCCTCGGCGCGCCTGGGGCCATCCTCGCCATCCTGCTGACGCTTGCCGTAGCTGGAGCGGGACGGGACAAACGCCGGCGCGACCAGACGTTGCTGCGCTTGCGGGGGGCAACGGTCGATACAGTTCTTCGCCTGGCTACCGCTGAAGCAGCAGTTGCGGGTGTCGGGGGTGCGATCCTCGGTATTCTGCTTGCTGCTCTTGCCGCGCATTTCATCCTCGGGATGGTGCTCTTGCGGGCCGCAGCTGCTCCTTTGCTCAGCGCTGTGGCGGTGGCCGGGATCGCGCTTTCGCACGCAGCGATCCTGATCCCCGCGTGGCGCGATACCCGCGGTTCGACCGTTGTGGCCGCGCGGCGGCCAATCGGTAATGATCGCGCACCGCTTTGGGCCCGCTTCTATCTCGACCTGGTGTTACTGGTGCTCGCTGCGACGCTCTACTGGCGTTCGGCAGCCAGCGGATACCTGGTTGTTCTTGCGCCGGAAGGTGTGGCAGCGGCTGCGGTCGACTACACCGCCTTCCTCGCCCCTTTGCTGCTCTGGACTGGCTTGGCGCTATCGGCCATGCGGCTCGTTGGGGCAGTGCTGCAGCAAGGCCGGCCGGTGATCGCCAAGGGCTTGCGGCCCGTCGCCGGTCGTCTCGCGGATGTGGTGGCCGCAACAATTGGACGGCAAGGTCCGCGACTGACTGCTGGCATCGGCCTGGCTGCGCTTGCCTTTGCCTTCGCCGCATCGACCGCGATTTTCAACGCCACCTACGAAGCTCAGGCCCGGGTTGACGCTGAACTGACCAACGGGGCTGACATCACCGTCACAGGCACATCCGCCACGCCCGCATCCCAGGCGCTCGAGCGTCTTTCCAAGCTGCCGGGCGTCGCGGCGGCCCAGCCGATGCAACATCGATACGCTTACGTCGGAACCGACCTTCAGGATCTCTACGGCATCGATCCGATGCGCATCGGGACAGCCACGGCGATGTCCGACGCCTATTTTGCCAATGGCGACGCCACGGCGACACTCACCGACCTCGCACAAACGCCGGACGGCGTGCTGGTATCGCAGGAAACTGTGAACGACTATCAGCTCAGTCGCGGCGACGGCATCAATCTTCGCCTGCAAAACACGGCCGACCACCAATATCATGTCGTGTCCTTCCACATTGTCGGCGTGGTGCGCGAATTCCCGACTGCACCCAAGGATTCGTTTCTGGTTGCCAACGCCGCTTATATTGCGCAGCAGACAGGTTCCGCGGAAAGTGAGATCGTTCTTATTAGGACTAACGGCGATCCGGCCCGGATCGCACGGGCCGCCCAAAGCGCGACTGCGGGTCTTCCTGGGCTCAAGGTCAGTCAGATCGGTGATGCGGTTGCCTTGATCGGGTCGAGCCTCACCGCGGTTGATCTCGCCGGTTTGACAAGGCTTGAGCTGATCTTCGCGTTGGTCATGCTGGCCGCCTCGAGCGGATTGGTGCTTGGCCTCGGCTTTGCCGACCGCGAGCGCTCCTTCGCAGTCCTCGTCGCGCTCGGGGCCCGACCAAAACAACTCGGTGCGTTCGTTTGGAGCGAGGCCGCACTGGTCATCGGTAGCGGCATGGTCCTGGGTCTCCTGGTTGGCGCCCTGATTGCCTATGTGCTCGTCAAGCTGCTGACCGGCGTGTTCGACCCGCCGCCCGATGTGCTTTCCGTGCCTTGGCTCTATCTCGCTGCCCTCATCGTGACGGCCGCCGGCGCGGCTTTGCTGGCCGCGACGGGCGAAGCGATGCGCAGCCTTGAACACGTCACCGAGAAGCTTAGAGGTGAATGA
- a CDS encoding ABC transporter ATP-binding protein, whose amino-acid sequence MARALLVAVDDLWRSFQRERGVVSAVKGCSFRISAGENIAIMGPSGCGKTTLLNLIAGLDIPSSGRVEWPGLGSSDTLRPERIGVVFQSANLMPALTAVENVELPILLGNGSDARARALTALATFGVELLAQKLPEQLSGGQAERIAVARAIVTNPELIVADEPTGQLDQAGGAILVDRLLAWGRQTGSAIIIATHDERVAAKMNQVWRMRHGRIESMIGRSTCTGIGCSDLSEPVPAASSAPSAV is encoded by the coding sequence ATGGCTAGAGCTTTACTTGTGGCCGTCGACGACCTTTGGCGCAGCTTCCAGCGTGAGCGAGGCGTCGTGTCAGCCGTTAAAGGCTGCTCTTTCAGGATTAGCGCCGGCGAAAACATCGCCATCATGGGACCGTCTGGCTGTGGAAAGACGACGCTTTTGAACCTGATCGCGGGACTGGACATCCCGAGCTCAGGACGAGTGGAGTGGCCTGGGCTTGGTTCGTCCGACACATTGCGCCCGGAGCGGATCGGCGTCGTTTTCCAATCCGCGAACCTGATGCCCGCGCTCACCGCCGTCGAGAACGTCGAGCTGCCGATCCTTCTCGGTAACGGTTCCGACGCCCGCGCTCGCGCCCTGACAGCGCTTGCCACTTTTGGGGTCGAGCTCCTTGCGCAGAAGCTTCCCGAGCAACTCTCCGGCGGCCAGGCTGAAAGGATCGCCGTCGCTAGAGCCATTGTGACCAATCCAGAATTGATTGTCGCCGACGAGCCGACGGGCCAACTCGATCAAGCCGGCGGTGCAATATTGGTCGACCGCCTGCTTGCCTGGGGGCGGCAAACCGGAAGTGCCATCATCATCGCAACGCATGACGAGCGTGTGGCGGCAAAGATGAACCAAGTTTGGCGGATGCGTCACGGCAGAATAGAGAGCATGATTGGGAGGTCCACATGTACGGGCATTGGTTGCTCGGACTTATCCGAACCCGTTCCGGCCGCCTCGTCGGCACCATCGGCGGTGTAG
- a CDS encoding ABC transporter ATP-binding protein, whose amino-acid sequence MSVLEAAELYRFYHAGDDEVVALRGVALALDAGEFTALRGPSGSGKSTLLACLAGLDEPDGGVVSVLGERMTRRPEPERARLRARHFGMLMQSGNLFDHLTVRGNIRLQMEISGHGRSDEIDSLLDSLGLDGLADVLPAHLSGGEAARAGLAVALAAKPLILLCDEPTAEVDAATEQLVMDRLMATCRSGAAILIVTHSPALAARADRIVDIRDGGIVHG is encoded by the coding sequence ATGAGCGTACTGGAGGCGGCCGAGCTTTATCGCTTCTATCATGCAGGTGACGACGAAGTCGTGGCTTTGCGTGGGGTTGCCCTCGCGCTCGATGCCGGAGAATTCACCGCTTTGAGAGGCCCGTCGGGCAGCGGGAAATCGACGCTGCTTGCCTGTCTTGCCGGGCTCGACGAGCCGGACGGCGGCGTGGTGTCTGTCCTGGGCGAGCGCATGACCCGGCGCCCCGAGCCGGAGCGGGCTCGGCTTAGGGCGCGCCATTTTGGCATGCTGATGCAGTCGGGAAATCTTTTCGATCATCTGACGGTACGAGGCAACATCCGTCTACAGATGGAGATCTCCGGCCACGGACGATCGGATGAGATCGATAGCCTTCTCGACAGCCTGGGCCTTGATGGTCTGGCGGATGTCTTGCCCGCGCACCTTTCAGGCGGTGAGGCGGCGCGCGCTGGCCTGGCCGTGGCGCTTGCCGCAAAACCGTTGATCCTGCTTTGCGATGAGCCCACTGCCGAGGTCGATGCGGCGACGGAACAACTCGTCATGGATCGTCTAATGGCAACTTGCCGCAGCGGTGCCGCCATCCTGATCGTCACGCACAGCCCCGCGCTTGCCGCACGGGCCGATCGCATTGTCGACATCCGTGATGGAGGCATTGTGCATGGCTAG
- the folE gene encoding GTP cyclohydrolase I FolE: MDQIVTETSQASVVPTFEEVQNAVRVLLAWAGDNPGREGLKDTPARVAKAYQQLFAGYHETADDVLKTTFGEVAGYQDVVIVRDIPFFSHCEHHMLPFHGVAHVAYVPSERVVGLSKIARLVELFARRLQIQERMTSEIAVALDRCLQTKGAGVIIEAEHMCMSMRGVSKSGSRTLTSTFNGMFQKDPALQARFFSCVKR; the protein is encoded by the coding sequence ATGGATCAAATCGTTACAGAGACATCTCAGGCGTCGGTCGTTCCAACATTTGAAGAAGTGCAAAATGCAGTTCGCGTTCTTCTCGCTTGGGCGGGCGACAATCCGGGTCGGGAAGGTCTCAAGGATACCCCCGCTCGAGTGGCAAAAGCATATCAGCAGCTTTTTGCGGGATATCATGAGACAGCGGACGACGTTCTGAAGACGACCTTTGGCGAGGTTGCCGGCTACCAGGACGTAGTAATCGTCCGAGATATCCCGTTCTTCTCTCACTGCGAGCACCATATGCTGCCGTTTCACGGTGTTGCCCATGTCGCCTATGTCCCTAGCGAGCGGGTTGTAGGGCTGTCCAAAATCGCTCGTCTTGTCGAATTATTCGCACGGCGGCTCCAGATACAGGAGCGCATGACCAGCGAAATCGCCGTTGCGCTCGATCGGTGCCTGCAAACAAAAGGGGCTGGTGTGATTATCGAGGCCGAGCATATGTGCATGTCGATGCGCGGCGTGTCAAAAAGTGGATCGCGCACGCTGACCAGCACGTTCAATGGCATGTTTCAGAAGGACCCTGCTCTGCAGGCGAGATTTTTTAGCTGTGTTAAGAGATGA
- a CDS encoding sensor histidine kinase, whose protein sequence is MLDEIERLMQEVKGVCDNIAHDMRTPLTRLLGSLERARRRATNIDEYHGYIDEALDEIRGIHKTFGALLRISEVEDGLRRSGFIDIDLKAVASDAVEFFEPAADEAGIILSYQSSTDEPAIISGDPNLIFEAIANLIDNAIKFTPKGGLALVKVEGDGHHVSVTVEDTGIGIRSEDADAVLRRFYRAEKSRHTPGNGLGLSLVSAIARLHGMHLEITSPKIGTRIRLVTAPAASIAGQRAGKSYSLRM, encoded by the coding sequence ATGCTCGACGAAATCGAGCGCCTGATGCAAGAAGTCAAGGGCGTTTGCGACAATATCGCCCACGATATGCGCACCCCGCTCACCCGCCTACTGGGCAGTCTTGAGCGTGCACGTCGGCGCGCGACCAATATCGATGAATATCACGGCTATATCGATGAAGCGCTTGACGAAATACGCGGCATCCATAAGACGTTTGGTGCGCTTTTGCGAATCTCGGAGGTAGAAGACGGGCTGAGGCGGTCTGGCTTCATAGACATCGATCTGAAAGCAGTTGCAAGCGATGCGGTTGAGTTCTTCGAGCCTGCCGCCGATGAAGCCGGTATCATTCTTTCGTACCAATCGAGCACCGACGAGCCAGCCATCATTTCTGGTGATCCCAACCTCATTTTCGAAGCGATAGCCAACTTGATCGACAACGCGATCAAGTTCACGCCAAAGGGCGGACTAGCGCTCGTTAAGGTCGAAGGCGATGGCCACCATGTGTCCGTCACGGTGGAGGACACCGGCATAGGAATCCGCTCAGAGGATGCCGACGCCGTGCTCCGCCGTTTCTATAGAGCCGAGAAGAGCCGGCATACTCCCGGCAATGGCCTGGGCCTCAGTCTCGTCTCGGCAATTGCAAGACTGCATGGCATGCATCTTGAAATCACCTCTCCAAAGATCGGTACGCGCATTCGCCTTGTAACGGCTCCGGCCGCGTCGATCGCGGGACAACGTGCGGGCAAATCATATTCACTGAGAATGTGA